Proteins encoded by one window of Anaerosalibacter sp. Marseille-P3206:
- a CDS encoding TIGR03943 family putative permease subunit, translating into MKTRNYNIDAAFKVIILLGFSLFFFLTIQSGQVLKYVHPRNVPFIKFAVIAMVLISLFFIPKVFKPQRIKVSSIPLLFFVLPLIMAFLLPTQSFKSDYISYGDLKLQGNSGNVDNPEIKTEYSEEDEYKEDIYIDEYSDAENKNIIESNRNELQLIDETIIMDNDNYVRWIQEIYDNIEKYIGKKIQVSGFVFKDEQFEGNEFVSARMMMVCCAADMQPIGFLCRYDKAAELKVDTWIRVHGTIAKGEFNGNVIPVIEADKVENTEKPEFDYVYPF; encoded by the coding sequence ATGAAAACAAGAAACTATAATATTGATGCTGCTTTTAAAGTTATCATATTGTTGGGTTTTTCATTGTTCTTCTTTTTAACAATACAATCTGGACAGGTCTTAAAATATGTACATCCGAGAAATGTGCCATTTATAAAATTTGCAGTAATTGCTATGGTATTGATATCTCTTTTTTTTATCCCTAAGGTGTTTAAACCACAAAGAATTAAAGTAAGTTCAATACCACTTCTATTTTTTGTTTTGCCACTTATAATGGCATTTCTGCTGCCAACTCAGAGCTTTAAGTCAGATTATATATCTTATGGAGACTTAAAGTTACAAGGAAATTCAGGAAACGTAGATAACCCTGAGATAAAAACTGAGTATTCAGAAGAGGATGAATATAAGGAGGATATTTATATAGATGAATATTCAGATGCGGAAAATAAGAATATTATTGAGTCAAATAGAAATGAACTTCAATTAATTGATGAAACCATAATAATGGATAATGACAATTATGTAAGATGGATACAGGAAATATATGATAATATAGAAAAATACATTGGAAAGAAGATTCAGGTTAGTGGTTTTGTATTCAAAGATGAGCAATTTGAAGGCAATGAATTTGTATCTGCAAGAATGATGATGGTTTGTTGTGCTGCTGATATGCAGCCAATAGGATTTCTGTGTAGATATGATAAGGCAGCGGAGCTAAAGGTAGATACTTGGATAAGAGTGCATGGTACTATTGCAAAGGGCGAATTCAATGGGAATGTTATACCCGTTATTGAAGCAGATAAAGTTGAAAATACAGAAAAACCAGAGTTTGATTATGTATATCCTTTTTA
- a CDS encoding permease, producing the protein MIEIEKVLTLFEKHSVRKKCFIGNIVCLVDALTFEVYMNNLGRILRNQITLADRIVLNKITDNQEEKLKKLEKSIREINRKADIFEVALYDDKFLKSPKPDVSAASIYSSNFSVKLSDVFLSMFFMFVIAYLIFSVIRAVKVNAIDIDFSRFEAFNMIFIGMLIQALPFMLVGMFVSSFIQVFISNETIVKIFPKKFGLGFLTAMFGGILFPICECAIVPVTVRLIKKGVALPVAVTFMLSAPIINPIVIASTLYAFPGRPEIAFYRIYFGLIIALAVGLTLMFFPETKTALLDETGKFTCDCIYCNMEAKRKQGIGEKIRIMFLHAGEEFFSAGKYLVLGIFLTSFIQTIVPKDIFSELLARDGLALVVMMATAFLFSVCSTSDAFIARSFWDRVSTGPIMGIKTVYLKLIKIT; encoded by the coding sequence ATGATTGAAATTGAAAAAGTTTTAACTTTATTTGAAAAGCATTCAGTGAGAAAAAAGTGTTTCATTGGAAATATCGTATGTTTAGTGGATGCTTTAACCTTTGAAGTTTATATGAATAATCTTGGAAGAATATTGAGAAATCAAATTACTTTAGCGGACCGAATTGTTTTAAACAAGATAACTGATAATCAAGAGGAAAAGTTGAAAAAGCTGGAAAAAAGTATAAGAGAAATTAATAGGAAAGCAGATATATTTGAGGTAGCTTTATATGATGATAAATTCTTGAAAAGTCCTAAACCTGATGTTTCGGCTGCTTCTATTTATAGCTCTAATTTTAGTGTAAAGCTATCAGATGTTTTTCTTAGTATGTTTTTTATGTTTGTAATTGCATATTTAATTTTTTCCGTGATTAGAGCTGTTAAAGTTAATGCAATTGATATAGATTTTTCGAGATTTGAAGCATTTAATATGATATTTATAGGTATGTTAATACAGGCCCTTCCTTTTATGTTAGTTGGAATGTTTGTATCATCTTTTATACAGGTTTTTATTTCCAATGAAACTATTGTAAAGATTTTTCCTAAAAAATTTGGACTGGGGTTTTTAACTGCAATGTTTGGAGGTATTTTATTTCCTATATGTGAATGTGCAATTGTACCAGTAACGGTGCGTCTGATTAAAAAAGGAGTGGCATTACCTGTTGCAGTGACATTTATGTTATCTGCACCTATTATAAATCCTATTGTTATAGCATCAACATTATATGCTTTTCCAGGACGACCAGAAATAGCATTCTACAGGATATATTTTGGTCTTATTATTGCTCTTGCGGTAGGTCTTACATTAATGTTTTTTCCAGAGACAAAAACTGCTCTACTTGATGAAACAGGTAAATTTACATGTGATTGCATATATTGCAATATGGAAGCGAAACGTAAGCAAGGGATTGGTGAAAAGATACGAATTATGTTTTTGCATGCTGGCGAGGAGTTCTTTAGTGCAGGTAAGTATCTAGTTTTAGGAATATTTTTAACAAGCTTTATACAAACTATAGTTCCAAAAGATATTTTTTCTGAGTTATTGGCAAGAGATGGATTGGCTCTTGTTGTGATGATGGCAACAGCTTTTTTGTTTTCTGTATGTTCTACTTCAGATGCTTTTATTGCACGAAGTTTCTGGGATAGGGTTTCAACTGGGCCAATTATGGGGATTAAAACAGTATACTTAAAACTAATTAAAATTACTTAA
- a CDS encoding MerR family DNA-binding transcriptional regulator has product MIIIKLTIKEASEYLGVAKSTLRRWEDELFK; this is encoded by the coding sequence GTGATTATCATAAAACTTACTATAAAAGAAGCAAGTGAATATTTAGGAGTTGCAAAATCAACTCTAAGAAGATGGGAAGATGAACTATTCAAATAG
- a CDS encoding RNA-guided endonuclease InsQ/TnpB family protein yields MNVMIFNRKIEVIFTKQDELILDGQSKICNWLYNYLLEMTIKDYKENNNDKKLLTGRNLRNQVPILKQEFIFLNSVHSSPLKNTAIRLKETYKKFFNNETGYPKFKSWKKHWFSLYYDEPNKGFKLIENKNLQITLGINKENKRIKVIGKLKENLNLRNTDKIKNFRLCKQQGNKFYAIFCIERKDIDKKETNKWIAIDQNHKNFFVAIDNTGVSYEFEKLPQTKYWDKVIDEIKSKRDLCSRKSKLIETETGRIYYLPSKRWTKLNNALDNAYHKRREQIKSSCYSIANWIAKNYDYVAIGDYT; encoded by the coding sequence ATGAATGTAATGATATTCAATAGAAAAATAGAAGTTATCTTTACAAAACAAGATGAGTTAATTCTAGATGGACAATCTAAAATATGTAATTGGCTATACAATTATCTTTTGGAAATGACAATAAAAGATTATAAAGAAAATAATAATGACAAAAAACTCTTGACAGGAAGGAACTTAAGAAATCAAGTTCCAATACTAAAACAAGAGTTTATTTTTTTGAACTCAGTACATTCATCACCACTCAAAAACACAGCAATAAGACTGAAAGAAACATACAAAAAATTTTTCAACAATGAAACAGGATATCCTAAATTCAAATCATGGAAAAAACATTGGTTTTCACTATATTATGATGAACCAAACAAAGGCTTTAAACTAATAGAAAACAAAAATTTACAAATAACCTTAGGAATAAATAAAGAAAATAAAAGAATAAAAGTAATAGGAAAACTAAAAGAAAATTTAAATTTAAGAAACACAGACAAAATAAAAAACTTCAGATTATGCAAACAACAAGGCAACAAATTCTATGCAATATTTTGTATAGAAAGAAAAGACATAGACAAAAAAGAAACAAACAAATGGATAGCAATAGACCAAAATCATAAAAACTTCTTTGTAGCCATAGACAATACTGGAGTAAGTTATGAATTTGAAAAACTGCCACAAACAAAATATTGGGACAAGGTAATAGATGAAATAAAATCAAAGAGAGATTTATGCAGCAGAAAATCAAAACTAATAGAAACAGAAACAGGGAGAATCTATTACCTACCAAGCAAAAGATGGACAAAGCTAAACAATGCATTAGACAATGCTTACCACAAGAGACGAGAACAAATAAAGTCAAGTTGTTATAGCATTGCTAATTGGATAGCAAAAAACTATGACTATGTAGCAATAGGAGACTATACCTAG
- a CDS encoding zinc ribbon domain-containing protein, with translation MHRSMLNQEIIGEFRNILKWVMERSGKHYSKVDEKDTTKNCCICGNKEKKDPQIREFTCQKCKTKLSRDINSSVNIAKKDKLLSGSDYVDWDLYNSTYTAKWNFKKSKILFTGHTLEKSNIWMN, from the coding sequence ATGCATAGAAGCATGTTAAATCAAGAAATAATAGGAGAATTTAGAAACATACTAAAATGGGTAATGGAAAGAAGCGGTAAACACTATTCAAAAGTAGACGAAAAAGATACAACTAAAAATTGTTGTATATGTGGAAATAAAGAAAAGAAAGATCCACAGATAAGAGAATTTACATGTCAAAAATGTAAAACTAAATTATCAAGAGATATAAACAGTAGTGTTAATATAGCTAAAAAAGATAAATTATTGTCTGGTTCGGACTATGTTGATTGGGATTTATACAACTCAACATATACAGCTAAATGGAATTTTAAAAAAAGTAAAATTCTATTTACTGGCCATACGTTAGAGAAATCTAATATATGGATGAATTAA